A genome region from Triticum aestivum cultivar Chinese Spring chromosome 2B, IWGSC CS RefSeq v2.1, whole genome shotgun sequence includes the following:
- the LOC100682510 gene encoding protein disulfide isomerase-like 5-2 yields MAPPPPPPPLPLLLLLLPLLLAPFSATAAAEEFPRDGKVIDLDDSNFEAALSSIDFLFVDFYAPWCGHCKRLAPELDEAAPVLAGLSEPIMVAKVNADKYRKLGSKYGVDGFPTLMLFIHGVPIEYTGSRKADLLVRNLKKFVAPDVSTLESDSAIKSFVENAGTSFPMFIGFGVNESLIAEYGGKYKKRAWFAVAKDFSEDWMATYDFNKIPALVAVHPKYNEQSVFYGPFEGRFLEDFVRQSLLPLTVPINTETLKLLDDDDRKVVLAILEDDSDVNSTQLVKILRSAAHANRDLVFGYVGVKQWEEFVETFDVSKSSQLPKLLVWDRNEEYELVEGSEKLEEGDQASQLSQFLEGYRAGRTIKKKVSGPSFMGFMHSLVSMNSLYILMFVVALLGVMIYFTGQDDTQPRRVHDE; encoded by the exons atggctcctcctccgccgccgccgccgcttcctctcctcctcctcctcctcccgctcctgctCGCGCCCTTCTCCGCTACCGCCGCCGCCGAGGAGTTTCCGCGCGACGGGAAGGTGATAGACCTGGACGACAGCAACTTCGAGGCGGCCCTGAGCTCCATCGATTTCCTCTTCGTCGACTTCTACGCGCCATGGTGCGGCCACTGCAAGCGCCTCGCTCCCGAG TTAGATGAAGCTGCACCAGTGTTGGCGGGATTGAGTGAGCCCATCATGGTTGCCAAAGTAAATGCCGACAAGTACAGGAAGCTTGGATCAAAATATGGAGTGGA TGGGTTCCCTACTCTAATGCTCTTTATACATGGGGTCCCTATTGAATACACTGGTTCAAGGAAAGCTGACTTGCTTGTCCGCAATCTTAAGAAGTTTGTTGCGCCTGATGTTTCTACTCTCGAGTCGGATTCTGCAATCAAGAGCTTTGTTGAGAATGCCGGCACAAGCTTTCCGATGTTCATCGGTTTTGGGGTTAATGAGTCATTGATTGCTGAATATGGAGGAAAATACAAGAAAAGAGCATGGTTTGCCGTCGCAAAAGATTTTTCTGAGGACTGGATGGCGACATATGATTTTAATAAGATCCCAGCATTGGTTGCAGTTCATCCAAAGTATAATGAACAAAGTGTGTTCTATGGCCCATTTGAAG GACGCTTCTTGGAAGATTTTGTAAGGCAATCGCTGCTGCCTTTGACTGTCCCCATCAACACCGAGACACTGAAATTGCTGGATGATGATGACAGAAAAGTTGTCCTCGCAATTTTGGAGGATGACTCAGATGTAAATTCTACGCAGCTGGTAAAAATTTTGAGGTCTGCTGCTCATGCGAACCGTGATTTGGTGTTTGGATATGTTGGAGTCAAACAATGGGAGGAGTTTGTGGAGACTTTTGATGTTTCCAAGAGCTCACAATTGCCAAAGCTGCTAGTGTGGGACAGAAATGAAGAGTATGAACTA GTGGAGGGTTCAGAAAAGTTAGAAGAAGGCGACCAAGCATCCCAATTAAGCCAATTCCTTGAGGGATATAGAGCAGGGAGAACAATAAAGAAGAAAGTCAGTGGCCCTTCCTTCATGGGTTTCATGCACTCTCTTGTCAGCATGAACTCGTTATACATTCTCATGTTTGTTGTTGCTCTTCTCGGTGTCATGATTTACTTTACTGGCCAAGATGATACTCAGCCAAGACGGGTTCATGACGAGTGA
- the LOC123045489 gene encoding uncharacterized protein encodes MATALNRGLRSGIRLLATGAEASKPASRGFHATGVKRMSGHGHDEPYYLHAKHMYNLHRMKHQKLTAWTSVLGAVSIGVGVPVFAVVFQQKKTSSG; translated from the exons ATGGCGACTGCTCTCAACCGCGGCCTCCGCTCCGGGATCCGCCTCCTCGCCACCGGCGCCGAGGCCTCCAAGC CAGCTTCACGTGGATTCCATGCTACCGGTGTGAAGAGGATGTCAGGGCATGGCCATGATGAGCCATACTACCTCCACGCCAAGCACATGTACAACTTGCACAGGATGAAGCATCAGAAGCTGACTGCATGGACTTCGGTGCTGGGAGCTGTAAGCATTGGTGTCGGTGTCCCGGTCTTCGCGGTCGTCTTCCAGCAAAAGAAGACCTCCTCGGGCTGA